A portion of the Actomonas aquatica genome contains these proteins:
- a CDS encoding LacI family DNA-binding transcriptional regulator produces MPPARKKPVGSKFVTLQDIAARAKVSVTTVSLALRNHPRISEKTRTRIAKLSQSMGYRLNPLVSAHMSYLRTGRPVNDGLNIAFVCNASLKEVNRDTRRPHRHYYKAAQERAQELGFDVRFFDLSEPGMTPRRLSQILEARGISGLVIAPLTDGLGVSDIQFKWESFATVAIDHTFISPRLHTVCNDEFSTVGRLVQRLLDFGHGRIGIAMPTFMDDHANHFWLAGYEAFQKLTEPSQRIDNFITEKWTQRDFMRWYKKWRPEAIITINDDILGWLKEAGVDVPGEVSCVTLYWKEDRPHLSGYYPNHEKVAAGAIDLVVAQLQRHELGLPTNDKTMLIQAEWKAGKTLRRVTAEGFQAPLRVWTR; encoded by the coding sequence GCCTGTCGGTTCGAAGTTCGTAACGTTACAGGACATCGCCGCCCGGGCCAAAGTGAGCGTCACCACGGTGTCGTTGGCCCTGCGCAATCATCCCCGCATCAGCGAGAAAACCCGCACGCGCATTGCCAAACTTTCGCAGTCGATGGGCTACCGGTTGAATCCCTTGGTTTCGGCGCATATGTCCTACCTGCGCACGGGGCGACCGGTGAACGACGGGCTGAACATCGCCTTCGTCTGCAACGCCTCGCTCAAGGAGGTGAACCGCGATACGAGGCGGCCACACCGGCACTACTACAAGGCGGCGCAGGAGCGGGCGCAGGAATTGGGTTTCGACGTGCGCTTTTTCGACCTTTCGGAGCCCGGCATGACGCCGCGCCGCCTGTCGCAGATCCTCGAAGCGCGCGGCATCTCAGGCTTGGTGATCGCGCCGCTTACCGATGGCCTGGGCGTGAGCGATATTCAGTTTAAATGGGAGAGCTTCGCCACAGTGGCGATCGACCACACCTTCATTTCTCCGCGGCTGCACACGGTGTGTAATGACGAGTTTTCGACGGTTGGACGGCTGGTGCAGCGCCTGCTCGACTTTGGGCACGGGCGGATCGGCATCGCGATGCCGACCTTCATGGACGATCACGCCAATCACTTCTGGTTGGCGGGGTATGAAGCCTTTCAGAAGCTCACCGAGCCTTCGCAGCGGATTGATAACTTCATTACCGAGAAGTGGACCCAGCGCGACTTCATGCGCTGGTATAAAAAGTGGCGTCCGGAGGCGATCATCACGATTAACGACGACATCCTCGGATGGCTGAAAGAGGCCGGGGTGGACGTGCCGGGAGAGGTGTCGTGCGTGACCTTGTATTGGAAGGAAGACCGGCCGCACTTGAGTGGGTATTATCCCAACCACGAGAAAGTGGCGGCTGGTGCGATTGACCTGGTGGTGGCGCAGTTGCAGCGCCACGAACTGGGGTTGCCCACCAATGACAAAACCATGCTGATTCAGGCTGAATGGAAGGCGGGCAAGACATTGCGTCGCGTGACGGCGGAGGGCTTCCAAGCGCCGTTGCGGGTCTGGACACGGTGA
- a CDS encoding TonB-dependent siderophore receptor, giving the protein MLLPGATWAQTAANDNSAALEDDTTIYLNPFIIDAEQDEGYVAQNAASGSRLSASLKDTPAPISVFTAEFMNDIAATDLSALSDYVVNTERIPGFQNGLAAGSNQVEFDTQFRIRGLPASSNTGRSVNFFKYPIAVDSYNIERVEFARGPNSILFGVAAAAGNFNVSTKKARLDRDRIEVSFRTDEYDQARVAVDVNQTLVDGRWALRLNALRDRENSWRPFEHKDADRFAVATKWQITPSTVLDLEYETGDVDQSRLVPWAGLDRTTAYFAAGQPTYGGFPPAPGAGLELVRTNYFVYDTATGTLTDWRNSAVSALASHPDWNAPFVPPDQQILLSDFSVIPKEAAIAGPGYGNVVDYDTFTATLQQRVTDDLNLELAFNRVEDSYLSNALTPLDITVYWDPNVNLPDRTPNPNVGRPFVEGSAGIRLREELAEDLRFTAAYDLDLGKIFGRHQLAGLLEHRMEETTRIATIEKIADPGTAALRRNPDNRANNIKRRTYIDVNGPLEGIAIPDWNDTDVAGTVQYPSQNGVYDYRSEFDSMMIAAQSHFWENRIVTTLGYREDKADFYDSESMRTGDPLGAYTVGTWEAVRNATPDKYKAITRSQGVVFHATDKISVFYNHASNFALPNPQLIVFPGDRGPPPPRGESDDWGVKFSLFEGKVFATVTRYETSARDDADFGLVTGNNNINDIWNTFEMNGVLADVLSDLNMDTALTASDLQVNAGGNTFDSDSEGWEFEVVANPTRSLRLSFNFSDNKTVRSNIGKEVLAYADLRAAAWTSGDRGGYVINTAGAPITPNDPADGLTTVAETLDTLYSGIENTLVRPEGARYLGSPTQSANLRANYMFREGSLKGFSVGGGVRWRGDSVVGYTSSDPATRELINGDAYTLVDFNVGYRRDFEFFGKETKWSIQFNVNNVFDEDDLIPTETFADGTLRQYVFQTPRKWILSTKFEF; this is encoded by the coding sequence ATGCTCCTCCCTGGCGCGACGTGGGCTCAGACCGCTGCGAACGACAATTCTGCGGCGTTGGAAGACGACACCACGATCTACCTGAATCCCTTTATAATCGATGCCGAACAGGACGAAGGTTACGTCGCGCAGAATGCGGCTTCTGGCTCGCGTTTGAGCGCCAGCCTGAAGGACACCCCGGCGCCGATCTCGGTGTTCACGGCGGAGTTCATGAATGACATCGCCGCGACCGACCTCTCCGCGCTTTCCGACTACGTGGTGAACACGGAGCGGATCCCTGGTTTCCAAAACGGCCTGGCCGCCGGCAGCAACCAGGTGGAGTTCGACACGCAGTTCCGCATTCGCGGTCTCCCGGCGAGCAGCAACACCGGCCGCTCGGTCAACTTCTTCAAATATCCGATCGCGGTCGACTCGTATAACATCGAGCGCGTGGAGTTCGCCCGCGGGCCGAACTCGATTCTTTTCGGCGTCGCGGCCGCGGCCGGCAACTTCAACGTCTCGACCAAGAAGGCGCGGCTCGATCGCGATCGCATCGAGGTAAGTTTCCGCACCGACGAATACGACCAGGCCCGCGTGGCTGTGGACGTGAACCAGACGCTGGTCGACGGTCGTTGGGCCCTGCGCCTCAACGCCCTGCGCGACCGCGAGAACAGCTGGCGTCCGTTTGAACACAAGGACGCCGACCGCTTCGCCGTCGCGACCAAATGGCAGATCACGCCCTCCACCGTGCTCGATCTCGAGTATGAGACCGGAGACGTGGATCAATCGCGTCTCGTGCCGTGGGCCGGTCTCGACCGCACGACGGCCTACTTCGCCGCCGGTCAGCCGACCTATGGTGGTTTCCCGCCCGCACCCGGTGCCGGTCTGGAGCTGGTGCGCACCAACTACTTTGTCTACGACACGGCGACCGGCACGCTGACTGACTGGCGCAACTCTGCGGTGTCGGCGTTGGCCAGCCATCCGGATTGGAATGCTCCGTTTGTGCCGCCGGATCAGCAGATCCTGTTGAGCGACTTTTCGGTCATTCCCAAGGAAGCCGCCATCGCGGGTCCGGGTTACGGCAACGTGGTCGACTACGACACCTTCACGGCCACGCTGCAGCAGCGCGTTACGGACGATCTGAACCTCGAACTTGCCTTCAATCGCGTCGAGGACAGCTACCTCAGCAACGCGCTCACGCCGCTCGACATCACGGTCTATTGGGATCCAAACGTGAACCTGCCCGACCGCACGCCGAACCCGAATGTGGGCCGTCCCTTCGTGGAAGGTTCCGCCGGTATTCGCCTGCGTGAGGAGCTCGCCGAAGACCTGCGTTTCACCGCGGCCTACGATCTCGATCTCGGCAAGATCTTCGGCCGCCATCAACTGGCTGGACTGCTGGAGCACCGTATGGAGGAGACCACGCGCATCGCGACAATCGAGAAGATTGCCGATCCCGGCACCGCGGCGCTTCGCCGCAATCCGGACAACCGCGCCAACAACATCAAACGTCGCACCTACATCGATGTGAACGGCCCGCTCGAAGGTATTGCCATCCCGGACTGGAACGACACCGACGTCGCCGGCACGGTGCAGTATCCCTCGCAGAATGGCGTCTATGACTATCGCTCGGAGTTCGACTCCATGATGATCGCCGCTCAGAGCCATTTCTGGGAGAACCGCATCGTCACGACGCTGGGTTATCGCGAAGACAAAGCCGATTTCTACGACAGTGAGTCGATGCGCACGGGCGACCCGCTCGGTGCCTACACGGTCGGCACCTGGGAAGCGGTGCGCAACGCGACGCCCGACAAATACAAGGCGATCACGCGCAGTCAGGGTGTTGTCTTTCACGCCACCGACAAGATCTCGGTCTTCTATAACCACGCCTCCAACTTCGCGCTGCCGAATCCGCAGTTGATCGTTTTCCCGGGCGACCGTGGACCGCCTCCGCCGCGCGGCGAGAGCGACGACTGGGGCGTGAAGTTCAGCCTCTTCGAAGGCAAAGTCTTCGCCACCGTCACCCGCTACGAGACGTCCGCCCGCGACGACGCCGACTTCGGCCTCGTGACCGGCAACAACAACATCAACGACATCTGGAATACCTTCGAGATGAACGGCGTGTTGGCCGACGTGCTCTCCGACCTGAACATGGACACGGCGCTCACCGCCAGCGACCTGCAGGTCAACGCTGGCGGCAATACCTTCGACTCCGACTCGGAAGGGTGGGAATTCGAAGTGGTGGCCAACCCGACCCGCAGCCTGCGCCTGTCGTTTAACTTCTCCGACAACAAGACCGTGCGGTCCAACATCGGCAAAGAGGTGCTCGCCTACGCCGATCTGCGGGCTGCGGCCTGGACCTCGGGTGACCGCGGCGGTTACGTGATCAACACGGCCGGCGCGCCGATCACGCCGAACGATCCGGCCGATGGCTTGACCACGGTGGCCGAGACCCTCGACACGCTCTACAGCGGCATTGAGAACACGCTCGTGCGACCGGAAGGCGCCCGCTACCTCGGCAGTCCGACTCAGTCGGCCAACCTGCGGGCCAACTACATGTTCCGCGAAGGTAGCCTGAAAGGCTTCTCCGTCGGCGGTGGTGTGCGGTGGCGCGGTGATTCGGTGGTGGGTTACACCAGCAGCGATCCGGCGACCCGTGAGCTGATCAATGGCGACGCCTACACGCTGGTGGACTTCAACGTCGGCTACCGCCGCGACTTCGAGTTCTTCGGCAAGGAGACCAAGTGGTCGATCCAGTTCAACGTGAACAACGTCTTCGACGAAGATGATCTGATCCCGACCGAGACCTTTGCCGACGGCACCCTGCGTCAGTATGTCTTCCAGACCCCGCGCAAATGGATCCTGTCGACGAAGTTTGAATTCTGA
- a CDS encoding transposase — MPRQPRLEYEGAIYHVINRGNYRRRIFTTNGAKEAFLRGLDEVATKLDWRVHAWVIMSNHFHIALETPRGDLVEGMKIWQGTFATRFNRLRSERGHLFQGRYKSLLVEGSDYLGALCHYIHLNPVRARLATAEQLGEWPWSSAHWIEHPKKRPAWFDASESLVHAGGLADNKPGRRAYREYLDFLATDSRAQKELKFESMCQGWVLGSAKFKKSLIEQHEELREHPEVQRTALGPDRDAVWSERLRHHLKKAKRREVDALTEPKSAEWKVRIAAAMKDETTVTNRWLAERLNMGGLHEVSRRVNALKNDSA; from the coding sequence ATGCCCCGCCAGCCACGGCTTGAATACGAAGGCGCGATTTACCACGTGATCAATCGCGGGAACTACCGTCGCCGTATCTTCACCACCAACGGAGCCAAGGAAGCGTTTTTGCGCGGCTTGGACGAAGTCGCCACCAAGCTGGATTGGCGGGTCCATGCGTGGGTCATCATGAGCAACCACTTCCACATCGCACTGGAAACGCCGCGCGGAGATTTGGTCGAGGGCATGAAGATCTGGCAGGGAACGTTTGCCACCCGGTTCAACCGTCTCCGGTCAGAACGCGGTCACCTTTTCCAGGGCCGCTACAAAAGCCTGTTGGTCGAAGGCAGCGATTATCTCGGTGCGCTGTGCCACTACATCCACCTCAACCCCGTCCGCGCGAGGCTGGCGACCGCCGAGCAACTCGGTGAGTGGCCGTGGAGTAGTGCGCATTGGATCGAGCATCCCAAGAAGCGTCCGGCATGGTTCGATGCATCTGAATCACTGGTTCACGCCGGAGGCCTTGCGGACAACAAACCCGGCCGTCGCGCCTACCGCGAATACTTGGATTTTCTCGCAACCGACTCACGTGCGCAAAAAGAACTGAAGTTTGAATCGATGTGTCAGGGATGGGTGCTCGGCTCAGCCAAGTTTAAGAAGTCGTTGATTGAGCAACACGAGGAGCTGCGCGAGCACCCGGAGGTTCAAAGGACCGCGCTAGGCCCTGACCGGGATGCGGTGTGGTCGGAACGACTGCGGCATCACCTCAAGAAAGCGAAGCGTCGCGAGGTTGATGCGTTGACCGAACCAAAGTCGGCGGAATGGAAGGTGCGAATCGCAGCAGCGATGAAGGACGAAACGACCGTCACCAACCGATGGCTCGCAGAGCGACTCAACATGGGCGGCCTCCATGAGGTTAGCCGTCGCGTGAACGCGCTGAAAAACGATTCGGCGTAA
- a CDS encoding ROK family protein, with product MNATASAPAGSYLGIDIGGTKVALCRWRPQGRLQRLDEFPSAGPDETFENIGARLRGRLPRDLVAIGIACGGPLDAKRGLILSPPNLPGWDEVPITRLLTHLTGAPSFLVNDANANALAEWRFGAGRDCDSLIYLTAGTGMGAGIVLNGRLVTGANGNAGEVGHWRLAARGPEGYHKRGSFEGYCSGGALPELVQYLPTAERPADWRVWRQAHPTAKAIGRAADAGDATAQAVLRLSGEKLGAALALLIDALDPECIVAGNLYRRCRRWLEPAMRRVINAEALSPGAQTCSIRSARLGERIGDYGAICAALHGLGVLG from the coding sequence ATGAACGCCACGGCCAGTGCTCCGGCCGGCAGCTACCTCGGTATCGACATCGGCGGCACCAAGGTCGCGCTCTGCCGCTGGCGCCCCCAGGGCCGACTCCAACGCCTCGACGAGTTTCCGTCCGCCGGACCCGACGAGACCTTTGAAAACATCGGCGCCCGCCTGCGCGGACGTCTCCCGCGCGACCTCGTGGCGATCGGCATCGCCTGCGGCGGCCCCCTCGACGCGAAACGCGGACTCATCCTCTCGCCGCCCAACCTGCCCGGTTGGGACGAAGTGCCCATCACGCGCCTACTGACCCACCTCACCGGCGCGCCCTCCTTCCTCGTCAACGACGCCAACGCCAACGCCCTCGCCGAGTGGCGCTTTGGGGCCGGCCGCGACTGCGACTCGCTCATCTACCTCACCGCCGGCACCGGCATGGGCGCCGGCATCGTGCTCAACGGCCGGCTCGTCACCGGCGCCAACGGCAACGCCGGTGAAGTCGGCCACTGGCGCCTCGCCGCCCGCGGCCCCGAGGGCTACCACAAACGCGGCTCCTTTGAAGGCTACTGCAGCGGCGGTGCCCTGCCTGAGCTGGTGCAATACCTCCCCACCGCCGAGCGCCCGGCAGACTGGCGCGTCTGGCGTCAGGCGCATCCCACCGCCAAAGCCATCGGCCGCGCCGCCGACGCCGGTGATGCCACCGCGCAAGCCGTGCTGCGCCTCTCCGGCGAAAAACTCGGCGCAGCGCTCGCCCTGCTCATCGACGCCCTCGACCCCGAGTGCATCGTCGCCGGCAACCTCTATCGACGCTGCCGCCGCTGGCTGGAACCGGCCATGCGCCGCGTGATCAACGCCGAAGCCCTGTCCCCCGGGGCCCAGACCTGCAGCATCCGCTCCGCCCGCCTCGGCGAACGCATCGGCGACTACGGCGCCATCTGCGCCGCCCTCCACGGCCTGGGCGTGCTGGGTTAA
- a CDS encoding beta-galactosidase yields MPKPVFHLTSSGYFARGEQRIIPVGVNYWPGSCGVEMWQRWPVREIQHDLDTMVALGFNCVRFFVRWQDFEPTPGRYNATAFKRLDTFLKWCAKRKLLTQPSLFVGWMSGGIFWPEWKAGRNLFADPTLRRRGFAFAGRVARALAPHRQTILAVDQGNEICCLPDCLEAPPADVISWCTEVNRAVRRAYPDCLIISGNEQAQITVDTGWRFDAQEGCDLYSMHTYPNGAWHSLSVDGMTDPLTASLFPLYLKCARAFGPVMMQEFGTIFTLGECCDTYLRAMLPAAWEAGANGFLWWSLRDFSAPGHPYNKNAFEGPLGIANDRDELKPTLRVFGEFIATLADRPKPVTDQGDVALYWPLHYYDRDEPLNPGNVPQELSRRLVIAHYTLTELGHRVGVVRGDRPLTDISAHTIVITGASLTAREVEQLQAWVEDGGRVLWHGVDLTTCGVEINALLGADATDLYAPSAPGVVAFGQTWHFTDFAKGVFTGFEPRTAQVLAKDKRKRPVVLAHDVGQGRVVACLAQPDDDFARHSADRDDRPRWARWYRGMLRALKPTASPRRQR; encoded by the coding sequence ATGCCCAAACCCGTCTTTCACCTCACCTCCTCGGGCTACTTCGCCCGCGGGGAGCAACGCATCATTCCCGTCGGCGTCAATTACTGGCCCGGCTCCTGCGGCGTCGAAATGTGGCAACGCTGGCCCGTCCGCGAGATCCAGCACGACCTCGATACGATGGTTGCCCTCGGCTTCAACTGCGTGCGTTTCTTTGTGCGCTGGCAGGACTTCGAGCCCACGCCCGGCCGCTACAACGCCACCGCCTTCAAGCGCCTCGACACCTTCCTCAAATGGTGCGCCAAGCGCAAACTGCTCACCCAGCCGTCCCTCTTCGTCGGCTGGATGAGTGGCGGCATCTTCTGGCCCGAGTGGAAAGCCGGCCGCAACCTCTTCGCCGATCCCACCCTGCGCCGCCGCGGCTTCGCCTTCGCCGGCCGCGTCGCCCGCGCCCTCGCGCCGCACCGCCAGACTATCCTCGCCGTCGATCAGGGCAACGAGATCTGCTGCCTGCCCGACTGCCTCGAGGCGCCGCCCGCCGACGTCATTTCCTGGTGCACCGAGGTCAACCGCGCCGTGCGCCGCGCCTACCCCGACTGCCTCATCATCTCCGGCAACGAACAGGCCCAGATCACCGTCGACACCGGCTGGCGCTTCGACGCTCAGGAGGGCTGCGACCTGTATTCAATGCACACCTACCCCAACGGGGCGTGGCATTCCCTCTCGGTCGACGGCATGACCGATCCCCTCACCGCCAGCCTCTTCCCGCTCTACCTCAAATGCGCCCGTGCCTTCGGTCCGGTCATGATGCAGGAGTTCGGCACCATCTTCACCCTCGGCGAGTGCTGCGACACCTATCTGCGCGCCATGCTGCCCGCCGCCTGGGAGGCCGGCGCCAACGGTTTCCTCTGGTGGAGCCTGCGCGACTTCAGCGCCCCCGGCCATCCCTACAACAAAAACGCCTTCGAGGGTCCGCTCGGCATCGCCAACGACCGCGACGAACTCAAACCCACCTTGCGCGTCTTCGGCGAATTCATCGCCACCCTCGCCGACCGCCCCAAGCCAGTGACCGACCAGGGTGACGTCGCCCTGTATTGGCCGCTCCACTACTACGATCGCGACGAGCCGCTCAACCCCGGCAACGTGCCGCAGGAGCTCTCCCGTCGCCTCGTCATCGCCCACTACACCCTCACCGAACTCGGCCACCGCGTCGGCGTCGTGCGCGGCGACCGGCCGCTCACCGACATCAGCGCCCATACCATCGTCATCACCGGCGCCTCCCTCACCGCCCGCGAGGTGGAGCAGCTGCAGGCCTGGGTGGAAGACGGCGGCCGCGTGCTGTGGCACGGCGTCGACCTCACCACCTGCGGCGTCGAAATCAACGCCCTGCTCGGCGCCGATGCCACCGATCTCTACGCGCCCTCCGCCCCCGGCGTGGTCGCCTTCGGCCAGACCTGGCACTTCACCGATTTCGCCAAAGGCGTCTTCACTGGCTTCGAACCGCGCACCGCCCAGGTGTTGGCCAAAGATAAGCGCAAACGTCCGGTGGTGCTCGCGCACGACGTCGGCCAGGGCCGCGTCGTCGCCTGCCTCGCTCAACCCGACGACGACTTTGCCCGCCACTCCGCCGATCGCGACGACCGCCCCCGCTGGGCCCGCTGGTATCGCGGCATGTTACGCGCGCTCAAACCCACCGCTTCCCCGCGGCGCCAACGATGA
- a CDS encoding sulfatase family protein yields MSALRPNILFLLSDQHHAGCAGYAGHPTLATPALDQLAAEGLTFDRAYCQNPVCAASRACLMTGALSRDHGVYDNRHVLDGRLPTFPATLSAAGYRTAVIGKTHFNGDQYQGYQERPYGDLKGQAHQPDPARRPDRGESGLGGVVKPAGPSGIPLPLTQTEICVAEAAKWLQAHTATRADDPFCLSVHFDKPHFPLCPPAHYFERHAGKVSLPEVPPGQFEREVPFVRAAMRNNGEPDPERRHRAAHERALAAYYGCIEWIDDAIGRILATLDYLGLRENTLVIYSSDHGEMAGERGTWQKTVFFDASARVPLLVRWPAGIPTPRRVSDLVGLVDWYPTFCELAGVPAPDSCRGRSLAPLFTGAALDRDEVWSESVVLGEPAHAGCMLRTDRWKLNHYLDGADELYDLSADPAEQHNLFNDPAHSTTRDRLLARLHQLWEPDLQRQRYDAHPIAPEHKHTYPYSNQFVLADGTMIDARP; encoded by the coding sequence GTGAGCGCTCTCCGTCCCAACATCCTCTTCCTCCTAAGCGATCAGCACCACGCCGGCTGCGCCGGTTACGCCGGGCACCCGACCCTCGCCACCCCCGCCCTCGATCAACTCGCCGCCGAGGGCCTCACCTTCGATCGCGCCTATTGCCAGAACCCGGTCTGCGCCGCCAGCCGCGCCTGCCTCATGACCGGCGCCCTCTCCCGCGACCACGGCGTCTACGACAACCGCCACGTGCTCGACGGCCGCCTGCCGACCTTCCCCGCCACGCTCTCCGCCGCCGGCTACCGCACCGCCGTCATCGGCAAAACTCACTTCAACGGCGATCAATATCAGGGGTATCAGGAACGTCCCTACGGCGACCTCAAGGGCCAGGCCCACCAACCCGACCCGGCCCGCCGTCCCGACCGCGGCGAATCCGGCCTCGGCGGCGTCGTAAAACCCGCCGGTCCGTCCGGCATTCCGCTCCCCCTCACCCAAACCGAGATCTGCGTGGCCGAGGCCGCCAAGTGGCTGCAGGCGCACACCGCCACCCGCGCCGACGATCCGTTCTGCCTGAGCGTCCACTTCGACAAACCACATTTCCCGCTCTGCCCACCCGCGCACTACTTCGAGCGCCACGCCGGCAAGGTCAGCTTGCCCGAGGTTCCGCCCGGCCAGTTCGAGCGCGAGGTGCCGTTCGTGCGCGCCGCCATGCGCAACAACGGCGAACCCGACCCGGAGCGACGCCACCGCGCCGCCCACGAACGCGCCCTCGCCGCTTACTACGGTTGCATCGAATGGATCGACGACGCCATCGGCCGCATCCTCGCCACCCTCGACTACCTCGGCCTGCGCGAAAACACCCTGGTCATCTACTCCAGCGATCACGGCGAGATGGCCGGCGAGCGCGGCACCTGGCAAAAGACCGTGTTCTTCGACGCCAGCGCCCGCGTGCCGCTGCTGGTGCGTTGGCCCGCCGGCATCCCGACGCCGCGCCGCGTGTCGGACCTCGTTGGGCTGGTCGATTGGTATCCCACCTTCTGCGAGCTCGCCGGCGTCCCGGCCCCCGACTCCTGCCGCGGCCGTAGCCTCGCCCCGCTCTTCACCGGCGCCGCGCTCGACCGCGACGAGGTATGGAGCGAAAGCGTCGTCCTCGGTGAGCCCGCCCACGCCGGCTGCATGCTGCGCACCGACCGCTGGAAGTTGAACCACTACCTCGACGGCGCGGACGAGCTCTACGACCTCTCTGCCGACCCGGCCGAGCAGCACAACCTGTTCAACGATCCCGCGCACTCGACCACACGCGACCGCCTCCTCGCGCGCCTCCACCAGCTCTGGGAGCCCGACCTCCAGCGCCAGCGTTACGACGCCCACCCCATCGCGCCGGAGCACAAACACACCTACCCGTATTCCAACCAGTTTGTTCTGGCCGACGGCACCATGATCGACGCCCGGCCCTGA